The following are encoded in a window of Deltaproteobacteria bacterium genomic DNA:
- a CDS encoding glycosyltransferase yields MEWSPEKAAEQPLVSVVVPTFNQAQTLPEALDSVLFQDYPNIEVIVCNHGSTDGTDRIMRDYLRGIEQDEVSYLDRMDDSDGEERLIRSCGKRYPAGRSVVVLESDENIGATRSYNEGFTRATGAYCTYLVADDAFLPTALSEMVQVLETGEADFVYADMFVVDNGGRILQRLEKPEYTFRTCLADWFHLGACKLYRRSLHEKVGYYDPGYRNANDYDMFFRFALAGCRFKHVPRVLYRVRKHDPDNPAEPAAWRNRGYENLMRESIRCARRARRFLREIRRDEHD; encoded by the coding sequence ATGGAGTGGTCTCCCGAAAAAGCAGCGGAACAACCTCTGGTGAGCGTCGTCGTGCCGACGTTCAACCAGGCACAGACCCTGCCCGAGGCGTTGGACAGCGTTCTGTTCCAGGACTACCCGAATATCGAAGTGATTGTCTGCAATCACGGCTCGACGGATGGAACCGACCGGATCATGCGAGACTACCTCCGAGGTATCGAGCAGGACGAGGTCTCGTATCTGGATAGAATGGACGATTCGGACGGCGAGGAGCGCCTGATACGCTCCTGTGGGAAGAGATATCCGGCCGGCCGCAGCGTGGTGGTTTTAGAAAGCGACGAAAACATCGGCGCCACCCGATCCTACAACGAGGGTTTCACGAGGGCCACGGGCGCTTATTGCACATACCTGGTGGCGGACGATGCGTTCCTGCCCACCGCTCTGAGCGAAATGGTGCAAGTCCTCGAAACGGGGGAAGCGGATTTCGTCTATGCGGACATGTTCGTGGTGGATAATGGAGGCCGCATCCTGCAGCGCCTCGAAAAGCCCGAGTACACGTTTCGCACCTGCCTGGCGGACTGGTTCCACTTGGGCGCGTGCAAACTCTATCGGAGGTCGTTGCATGAAAAGGTCGGATACTACGACCCCGGCTACCGGAACGCCAACGACTATGACATGTTCTTCCGCTTCGCTCTGGCCGGATGCCGATTCAAGCATGTGCCCAGGGTGCTGTACCGCGTCCGCAAACACGATCCGGACAATCCCGCGGAACCGGCTGCATGGCGAAACCGCGGTTACGAGAACTTGATGCGGGAGAGCATCCGGTGCGCCCGGAGAGCTAGACGTTTCCTGCGGGAAATCCGGAGAGATGAACATGATTGA
- a CDS encoding N-acetylneuraminate synthase family protein codes for MRTMVLGTTSIGGGQPVYVIAEIGINHNGDPDAALRLMQAAAEAGANAVKFQKRNLSDLYRRDVLECTWRFEQHIQYIIPVLRQTELEEETFVGLKQEADHLGLDFLCTPFDAASVRFLESLDLPAHKIASADLTNIPLLDAVARVRKPMIVSTGMATGREVEEAVAVLDAHDIPFALLHCRSVYPVHPREAQLKRMVSLRRFGRPVGYSSHDVGITIPLIAVALGACIIEKHLTLNRNMPGPDHRASLEPHEFRRLVEEIRVAEDAMGEETDHLSQGEILNRELFGKSLVAARFIPRGTPIRKSMVCAKGPARGVPPHRLHQIVGLRATRDYEPDDYFTESDDADHGPRSTENGFESLWGLIARFSDAGEFIRLNPKTLEIRLTENDLETAEISERVFPQHLVVHAPEYMGDQLVDLCAEDEATRGRSVEQVRKAIVLARKWSPRFKGSPKLVVHPGAMSLKEDSVPQRLRENLLRSWEELRSDGVELLMENLPPFPWYFGGQWRGHYFMGPEDIVDFCRRTDSGFCFDLSHASLYCNAGGVDLCEFIEAVREHIRHIHFADARGLDGEGIQIGDGDIDFNAVMPLFSDYRDTWVPEIWLGHLHGGRGFIEALTRLSGYDL; via the coding sequence ATGAGAACGATGGTCCTGGGAACTACCTCCATAGGCGGAGGGCAACCTGTCTATGTCATCGCCGAAATCGGCATCAACCACAACGGAGATCCGGATGCGGCGCTTCGGTTGATGCAGGCGGCCGCCGAAGCGGGCGCCAATGCGGTTAAATTCCAGAAACGGAATTTATCCGATCTCTACCGGAGGGACGTTCTGGAATGCACCTGGCGGTTCGAACAACATATTCAGTATATCATCCCCGTTTTGCGGCAGACCGAGCTGGAGGAAGAGACCTTCGTCGGCCTAAAACAGGAAGCGGACCATCTGGGACTGGACTTTTTGTGCACACCGTTTGACGCTGCGAGCGTTCGTTTTCTCGAAAGCCTCGATTTACCGGCTCACAAGATCGCATCGGCGGATCTCACCAACATCCCCCTGTTAGATGCGGTGGCCCGTGTTCGAAAGCCCATGATTGTCTCGACGGGAATGGCTACCGGTCGAGAGGTCGAGGAAGCCGTGGCCGTGCTCGATGCGCACGATATCCCTTTCGCCCTGCTGCACTGCCGCAGCGTATATCCGGTACACCCCAGGGAGGCGCAGCTGAAGCGAATGGTTTCGCTAAGACGTTTCGGGCGTCCGGTGGGCTATTCCAGCCACGACGTCGGAATTACGATCCCTTTAATCGCCGTGGCCTTGGGCGCTTGTATCATAGAAAAACATCTGACCCTGAACCGGAACATGCCCGGTCCCGACCATCGCGCCAGCTTGGAACCTCATGAATTTCGCCGGCTGGTCGAGGAAATCAGGGTAGCCGAGGACGCCATGGGAGAAGAAACGGACCATCTCTCCCAAGGCGAAATTCTGAATCGGGAACTGTTCGGCAAAAGCCTGGTGGCGGCCCGGTTCATTCCGCGGGGGACCCCGATCCGCAAGTCCATGGTGTGTGCGAAGGGGCCCGCCCGGGGCGTACCGCCCCATCGGCTCCACCAAATCGTGGGACTCCGGGCGACGCGTGATTACGAACCGGACGATTACTTCACGGAGAGCGATGACGCGGACCACGGCCCGCGGTCCACGGAAAACGGGTTTGAAAGCCTGTGGGGTCTGATCGCCCGGTTCAGTGACGCGGGGGAATTCATCCGATTGAATCCTAAAACGCTTGAAATTCGCCTGACGGAGAATGATCTCGAGACAGCGGAGATTTCCGAACGGGTTTTTCCGCAGCATCTCGTCGTCCACGCACCGGAGTACATGGGCGATCAATTGGTTGACCTGTGCGCCGAGGATGAAGCCACCCGCGGCCGGTCCGTCGAGCAGGTGCGCAAGGCCATTGTCCTGGCCCGGAAATGGAGCCCACGATTCAAAGGATCGCCCAAACTGGTGGTGCATCCGGGAGCCATGAGCCTCAAGGAAGATTCGGTCCCGCAGCGGCTCCGGGAAAACCTCCTCAGGTCATGGGAAGAGCTTCGCAGCGATGGGGTGGAGCTGTTGATGGAGAACCTCCCTCCTTTTCCCTGGTACTTCGGAGGCCAATGGAGGGGACACTACTTCATGGGACCGGAGGACATCGTCGACTTTTGTCGCCGGACCGACTCGGGCTTCTGTTTCGATCTGTCCCACGCTTCACTCTACTGCAACGCCGGAGGCGTCGATCTCTGCGAGTTCATCGAGGCCGTTCGGGAGCACATTCGTCACATCCATTTCGCGGACGCACGCGGACTGGACGGCGAAGGGATTCAGATCGGGGATGGGGACATCGATTTCAATGCCGTGATGCCCCTTTTTTCAGACTACAGAGACACCTGGGTGCCGGAGATATGGCTGGGGCACCTGCACGGAGGACGTGGATTCATCGAAGCCCTGACCCGTCTGTCCGGCTACGATCTCTAA
- a CDS encoding radical SAM protein, which translates to MEEWSGSRRWNPFNSYKLLAHVYRWRLIERGKPAPQPVLVTVDPINACNLACPWCNAGYILDRRNRAMNRSALLELAEGLSRWRGSPEWPRGVESVCIAGGGEPLLHPYIGDFIEACTSRNIEVGVVTNGTRIHEHVEALSLCTWVGVSVDAGSEDLYLQLKGKDRFGRVTENIRLLNEAVKQNGCRLGTERPGYGVTYKYLLWNGNARDILPAVRKAKELGCRNFHLRPGGIPWDRLPGNRGRLFGPEVRDELARQISEARSLEDETFGVYGVTHKFDSLLNRANRFHRCHAVFMTAVFMPPVEAGRGDFNVGLCCDRRGDGRLEFSEGFTDFAQVERIWGSEAHWAIFDSLNLKECPRCTYQPHNQIFEHVIQGDSMTYRFI; encoded by the coding sequence GTGGAAGAATGGTCCGGTTCCAGGAGATGGAACCCTTTCAACAGCTACAAACTGCTCGCGCACGTGTATCGCTGGCGGCTGATCGAGCGGGGAAAACCGGCGCCGCAGCCCGTGCTGGTCACGGTGGATCCGATCAACGCCTGCAACCTTGCTTGCCCGTGGTGCAACGCCGGGTACATTTTGGACCGCAGGAATCGCGCCATGAACAGGAGTGCCCTCCTAGAGCTGGCGGAGGGTCTCTCACGATGGCGGGGAAGTCCCGAGTGGCCGCGGGGAGTCGAATCCGTGTGCATTGCCGGAGGCGGGGAACCCCTCCTGCACCCTTATATCGGGGATTTCATCGAGGCTTGCACAAGCAGGAACATCGAGGTGGGCGTTGTGACCAACGGCACCCGGATCCACGAGCATGTGGAAGCGCTCTCTCTATGCACATGGGTGGGTGTGTCGGTTGACGCGGGTTCCGAAGATCTCTATCTGCAACTCAAGGGAAAAGACCGATTCGGCCGGGTGACCGAAAACATTCGTCTGCTCAACGAGGCCGTCAAACAGAATGGATGTCGCCTGGGAACGGAACGGCCGGGATACGGCGTGACTTACAAATATCTCTTGTGGAACGGGAATGCCCGGGACATTTTGCCTGCCGTTCGTAAAGCCAAAGAACTCGGTTGCCGGAATTTTCATCTCAGGCCCGGCGGGATACCCTGGGACCGGCTGCCCGGAAACAGGGGGAGGTTGTTCGGCCCCGAGGTGCGAGATGAACTCGCGCGGCAGATCTCCGAGGCGCGGAGTCTCGAGGACGAAACCTTCGGCGTCTATGGAGTCACGCATAAGTTCGATTCCCTGTTGAACCGAGCCAACCGGTTCCACAGGTGCCACGCCGTCTTTATGACGGCCGTGTTCATGCCTCCCGTGGAAGCCGGGCGCGGCGACTTCAACGTGGGGTTGTGCTGCGATCGCCGTGGGGACGGCCGACTCGAATTCAGCGAGGGATTTACGGATTTTGCTCAAGTGGAACGAATCTGGGGATCCGAAGCGCACTGGGCCATATTCGATTCCCTGAACCTGAAGGAATGCCCTAGGTGTACGTATCAGCCCCACAACCAGATCTTCGAGCATGTGATCCAGGGGGATTCCATGACCTACCGGTTTATCTGA
- a CDS encoding nucleotide sugar dehydrogenase — protein sequence MIEAISVVGLGKLGLCTAACLARGGYPVIGVDIRESYVAELEKGKAPFPETGLSELLDEVRGNLCFSTDLGEAIRASHMAFIVVPTASLSDGSFSNEAVLTVLSGMAPALKDLKTRFVVNVVSTVMPGSGQDRFIPLIERETGKKVGKDLGYAYNPEFVAIGSVISDFLNPDLLLIGESDPETGDALQAVYDRVCEHRPYAARTGVLNAEIAKLAINCFCTMKISFANQIGALCENLPQADPRAIMTILGRDSRIGSKYIRPGLGFGGPCFPRDNQAFIRFAEQVRGYTGLQRAVLEINDSQVQRVTARIRDAARRNGPRVALLGLAYKPHTPLVECSQALDVARKLSADHPELELAVYDPMARATGDWKVCGSLDECVRDADVVAILTPWPEFQDESWRRNLSENTVVLRFME from the coding sequence ATGATTGAGGCGATTTCCGTTGTGGGACTCGGGAAATTGGGTCTCTGCACGGCCGCGTGCCTGGCTCGAGGAGGATACCCGGTCATCGGTGTGGACATCCGGGAATCCTACGTGGCCGAACTCGAGAAAGGCAAGGCCCCCTTTCCCGAGACAGGGCTTTCCGAATTGTTGGACGAGGTCAGGGGAAACCTGTGCTTTTCAACGGATCTCGGGGAAGCGATCCGGGCGAGTCATATGGCCTTTATCGTGGTGCCCACCGCTTCCCTGTCCGACGGCTCTTTCTCGAACGAAGCTGTCCTGACGGTGCTGTCAGGCATGGCGCCGGCTTTAAAAGATCTGAAAACGCGTTTTGTAGTGAACGTGGTCAGCACGGTCATGCCGGGATCCGGCCAGGATCGGTTTATCCCATTGATCGAACGCGAGACCGGCAAGAAGGTGGGGAAGGATCTCGGATACGCCTACAACCCGGAATTCGTCGCCATCGGCAGCGTAATTTCGGATTTCCTGAATCCGGATCTCTTGCTGATCGGCGAATCCGACCCGGAGACCGGGGATGCTCTGCAAGCCGTTTACGATCGGGTGTGCGAGCATCGTCCCTATGCGGCGAGGACGGGCGTGCTCAACGCGGAAATCGCCAAGCTGGCGATCAACTGCTTCTGCACCATGAAGATCAGTTTCGCCAATCAGATAGGCGCCCTGTGTGAAAACCTCCCGCAGGCCGACCCCAGGGCCATCATGACCATTCTGGGGCGCGACAGCCGCATAGGGAGTAAGTACATCCGACCCGGGCTGGGCTTCGGCGGACCGTGCTTTCCGAGAGACAATCAGGCGTTTATCCGCTTCGCGGAACAGGTCCGCGGATATACGGGGCTCCAACGAGCCGTGTTGGAGATCAATGACAGCCAGGTTCAGCGTGTAACCGCGAGAATTCGGGACGCCGCCCGGCGCAACGGGCCTCGAGTCGCTCTGCTGGGTCTGGCGTACAAACCGCACACTCCCCTGGTGGAATGCTCCCAGGCGTTGGATGTAGCCCGAAAACTATCGGCGGACCATCCGGAACTCGAGCTGGCGGTTTACGATCCCATGGCCCGCGCGACGGGAGACTGGAAAGTCTGTGGAAGCCTGGACGAATGCGTCCGGGACGCCGATGTCGTGGCGATTCTCACCCCCTGGCCCGAGTTTCAGGACGAGTCCTGGCGGCGGAACCTGTCCGAAAACACGGTGGTGCTGAGGTTCATGGAGTAA
- a CDS encoding hydrogenase iron-sulfur subunit: MDWIPRITIFHCINALEDMEFLNTDNGHPFEIRSVKMPCSGMTKEVYLLKAFEAGADAVVVRMCPEGECRFVEGNTRARKRIERVRRLLDEIGIQGDRLSAVSLESGNEAETLQMILRTVAVVRELGPNPAADPASVSGPTSITKSPDQDQYELTFAEMKDDCRRAETVCGNQKTRMAV, from the coding sequence ATGGATTGGATACCGAGGATTACGATTTTTCACTGCATCAACGCATTAGAAGACATGGAGTTCCTGAACACCGACAACGGTCACCCGTTCGAAATCCGGTCGGTAAAAATGCCCTGTTCAGGGATGACCAAGGAGGTCTACCTCTTAAAGGCTTTCGAAGCCGGAGCGGATGCAGTTGTTGTCCGGATGTGCCCGGAAGGAGAGTGCCGCTTTGTGGAAGGCAACACTCGGGCAAGAAAGCGGATCGAAAGAGTCCGGCGTCTGTTGGATGAGATCGGGATTCAAGGAGACCGTTTGTCCGCGGTCAGCCTCGAATCGGGAAACGAAGCGGAAACCCTTCAGATGATTCTACGGACCGTTGCCGTGGTCCGGGAATTGGGACCCAATCCCGCCGCCGACCCGGCGAGCGTTTCCGGACCCACGTCCATCACCAAGAGTCCGGACCAGGACCAATACGAACTCACGTTTGCGGAGATGAAGGATGATTGTAGGAGAGCAGAAACCGTTTGCGGAAATCAAAAAACTCGTATGGCCGTATGA
- a CDS encoding methylenetetrahydrofolate reductase C-terminal domain-containing protein has translation MIVGEQKPFAEIKKLVWPYERLLILGCGTCVKTCFAGGEDEVAVLASALRLAFKKERKPISVEELTIERQCENEFIGTSAPSVARNQAVLSLACGAGVQAIARRFARVPVLPGVNTGFIGVLEKQGLFTEECSGCGNCRLAVFGGVCPITRCAKKLLNGPCGGSRSGKCEVNPETDCAWQLIIDRLTALGQLDNLKAYFPPTDWRSGSAGGPRKLLREDHVI, from the coding sequence ATGATTGTAGGAGAGCAGAAACCGTTTGCGGAAATCAAAAAACTCGTATGGCCGTATGAACGGCTACTCATCCTGGGTTGCGGCACCTGCGTGAAAACCTGTTTCGCAGGCGGAGAAGATGAGGTGGCGGTTTTGGCGTCCGCACTACGTCTTGCGTTCAAAAAGGAAAGAAAACCGATCTCGGTCGAGGAACTCACCATCGAGCGCCAATGCGAGAATGAGTTTATCGGGACGTCCGCGCCATCCGTCGCCCGCAACCAGGCGGTGCTGTCTCTCGCGTGCGGCGCCGGAGTCCAGGCCATAGCCCGCCGGTTTGCCCGCGTTCCCGTACTGCCGGGAGTCAATACCGGTTTCATCGGCGTATTGGAAAAGCAGGGTCTCTTCACGGAAGAATGCTCCGGTTGCGGTAATTGCCGATTGGCCGTGTTCGGCGGCGTCTGTCCCATCACCCGGTGTGCGAAGAAACTGCTGAACGGTCCCTGCGGGGGTTCTCGAAGCGGGAAATGCGAGGTGAACCCGGAAACCGACTGCGCGTGGCAACTCATCATCGATCGGCTGACCGCGCTGGGACAACTCGACAACCTGAAGGCCTACTTTCCTCCTACGGATTGGCGTTCCGGCAGCGCCGGAGGGCCGCGAAAACTGCTCAGGGAGGATCACGTCATATGA
- a CDS encoding rubrerythrin family protein: MGNQTTKNLQQAFAGESQANRRYLAFAKKAEEDGLPGIARLFRAVAESETFHAHNHLKVLGGVKSTMENLEDAWRGEKDEYTGMYPMFMDQAKRDGDSDALASFFWANEAEKAHAELYDKAVRAAKKGEDVELGDLYLCQYCGYTVEGTLPDKCPACGKGKEMFKRMG; encoded by the coding sequence ATGGGAAACCAAACGACGAAAAACCTGCAACAAGCGTTTGCCGGCGAGTCACAAGCCAACCGTCGCTATCTGGCGTTCGCCAAGAAGGCTGAAGAAGACGGTCTTCCGGGCATTGCCAGGCTTTTCCGTGCCGTGGCCGAATCGGAGACCTTTCACGCGCACAATCATCTGAAGGTTCTGGGAGGCGTCAAGTCCACCATGGAAAACCTGGAAGATGCGTGGAGAGGGGAGAAGGACGAATACACCGGCATGTACCCCATGTTCATGGATCAGGCCAAACGCGACGGCGACAGCGACGCGCTGGCTTCGTTTTTCTGGGCCAACGAGGCGGAAAAGGCCCACGCGGAACTGTACGATAAGGCCGTTCGGGCCGCCAAAAAGGGAGAGGACGTGGAACTCGGAGACCTCTATTTGTGCCAATATTGCGGTTATACGGTCGAGGGAACCCTACCGGACAAATGCCCGGCGTGCGGCAAGGGAAAGGAAATGTTCAAACGCATGGGCTAG
- a CDS encoding LPS-assembly protein LptD produces the protein MRFLKPAFFVAACCFLFFPAAWAAPVKPLSDISFDLGEGPWFVKGDTAEYDQDQGLITVTGHVRIYQEDRELTADRVVYYQKLQQAEAEGNVVIVTPAGMAGGEHLWVDLGRRVGKIRAGKLFIREGHYYLTGETIEKTDENRFHLTDSSLTTCDGDCPAWRFRGGEIDLTVDGYATIRSLVFEIKDIPVLYSPYFIFPAKVTRQTGFLIPRPEYSSRSGAGIDLPFFWAISDQTDATFYEHYMYERGLKQGLEFRYLETDESRGMVQFDYLHDQLEDDNYYDDQFSRTNESRWWLRSKHDQNLPYDVQVKMDLDLASDQDFLREFNSSFSGFRDSDRAFSNDFHRNLGDDTALHRKSVAAATKNWTNVGMNGSLTYYQDLVREPVDATPQQLPALMLSVPDLPLFDSSLFGGLDARHTYFWSEDGNKGHRLNAAPAVSLPYEIPGGIVLTPFAGFNETLYYVERLEADADEGAASRWDATLGAEANTIVSRVYHADFWGMSRIRHEVKPFLRYDYRTVDESGETPHFDLEDDIGNSNRVSYGFLNVWTARFDLPKGSRTYRDICRLKISQDYNITESDREEPDFEEDEGDPFSGLHFELELYPLSTVQLLSDAILDPYDSEFRTFNTYLLAKDNRGDAFGLDYRFTRDRIEQLNAYVRLKVTEWFFLIGSNKRSLEGNRTIETGVGVQMMFQCWGVEVSFEKQENESRFQILFNLLGIGKAGPVRGGLG, from the coding sequence GTGCGATTCCTAAAGCCGGCTTTCTTCGTTGCCGCATGCTGTTTTCTATTCTTTCCGGCGGCGTGGGCCGCGCCGGTGAAGCCCCTCTCCGACATCAGTTTCGATCTCGGGGAAGGCCCCTGGTTCGTGAAAGGGGACACAGCCGAATACGACCAGGACCAGGGCCTCATCACTGTAACGGGCCATGTCAGGATCTATCAGGAAGACCGGGAACTGACCGCGGACCGGGTCGTTTATTACCAGAAACTTCAACAAGCGGAAGCAGAGGGGAACGTTGTAATCGTGACTCCCGCGGGTATGGCCGGAGGGGAGCATCTCTGGGTCGATCTGGGCCGGCGTGTGGGCAAGATCCGGGCCGGCAAACTTTTCATTCGGGAAGGCCATTACTACCTCACAGGGGAAACCATCGAAAAAACCGACGAAAATCGTTTCCATCTTACTGACAGCTCTCTCACTACCTGCGACGGAGATTGCCCCGCCTGGCGGTTCCGCGGCGGGGAAATCGATTTGACCGTGGACGGTTACGCTACGATCCGGTCCCTGGTCTTCGAAATCAAGGATATACCGGTACTCTATTCGCCTTATTTCATTTTTCCGGCCAAGGTCACCCGTCAGACGGGCTTTCTCATACCCCGGCCGGAGTACTCGAGCAGGAGCGGTGCGGGAATCGACCTTCCTTTTTTCTGGGCAATCTCGGACCAGACGGACGCTACGTTCTACGAGCACTACATGTACGAACGCGGTCTGAAACAAGGTCTCGAGTTCCGCTATCTCGAGACGGACGAGTCCCGGGGAATGGTGCAGTTCGATTATTTGCACGATCAACTGGAAGATGACAACTATTACGACGACCAGTTCTCCCGCACGAATGAAAGCCGATGGTGGTTACGCTCCAAACACGACCAGAATCTGCCCTACGACGTTCAAGTGAAAATGGATCTGGATCTGGCCAGCGACCAGGATTTTCTGAGAGAATTCAATTCTTCTTTCAGCGGATTCCGGGATTCGGACCGGGCCTTTTCAAACGATTTCCATAGAAATCTGGGAGATGACACGGCTTTGCACAGAAAGTCCGTAGCCGCGGCGACGAAAAATTGGACAAACGTCGGCATGAACGGGAGCCTGACTTATTACCAGGATCTGGTGCGCGAGCCGGTGGACGCCACGCCCCAACAGTTGCCTGCCCTTATGCTCTCCGTACCGGATCTGCCCCTGTTCGATTCTTCTCTTTTCGGCGGGCTGGATGCCCGGCACACCTATTTCTGGAGCGAAGACGGAAACAAAGGGCACCGACTGAACGCCGCTCCCGCTGTTTCCCTGCCCTATGAGATACCCGGCGGCATTGTGCTCACCCCGTTCGCCGGTTTCAACGAGACCCTGTATTACGTGGAACGCCTTGAAGCCGACGCGGACGAGGGTGCGGCTTCCCGCTGGGACGCCACTCTGGGAGCCGAGGCCAATACGATTGTTTCGAGGGTGTACCATGCGGACTTCTGGGGGATGAGCCGGATTCGACACGAGGTGAAACCCTTCCTTCGATACGATTACCGAACGGTGGACGAATCCGGTGAGACGCCGCATTTCGATTTGGAGGATGACATCGGTAACTCGAATCGGGTTTCGTACGGCTTCCTCAACGTTTGGACGGCCCGGTTTGACCTGCCCAAAGGATCGAGGACTTACAGGGACATCTGCCGTCTGAAAATCAGCCAGGACTACAATATCACGGAGTCAGACCGGGAGGAACCGGACTTTGAAGAGGACGAAGGAGATCCGTTTTCAGGATTGCATTTCGAGCTGGAACTGTATCCGTTGAGCACCGTCCAACTTCTCTCGGACGCGATATTAGATCCCTATGACAGCGAGTTTCGGACCTTCAACACGTATCTCTTGGCAAAGGATAACAGGGGAGACGCCTTCGGCCTGGATTATCGGTTCACACGTGACCGTATCGAGCAATTGAACGCCTACGTTCGCCTGAAAGTCACGGAATGGTTTTTCCTGATTGGAAGTAACAAGCGGTCCCTCGAGGGAAACAGGACGATTGAAACAGGAGTGGGAGTTCAAATGATGTTCCAGTGCTGGGGGGTCGAGGTTTCGTTTGAAAAACAGGAGAATGAATCGCGATTCCAGATCCTGTTCAATCTGCTCGGTATTGGAAAGGCCGGCCCTGTCAGAGGGGGGCTGGGATAA
- a CDS encoding methylenetetrahydrofolate reductase — protein MSAETPTRLQRVLAGGSFAVTAECGPPRGADVEAIRKKIAVLNGYVDAVNVPDNQTAVVRMSSIAGCVHLLNAGIEPVMQMVCRDRNRIALQSDVFGAYSLGIRNLLCLSGDHQSFGSQPDAMNVFDIDSMQLIRTVRDMRENGHDMSGTQLKTAPKMFIGAAANPFADPFEFRVLRLAKKIEAGADFIQTQCVFNLERFREWMQRARDQGLTEKVHILAGVTPLKSVSAAKYIAGKVPGMDVPEKVIRRMAGVPAKEVPGEGIRMCVETIAELREIEGVHGIHIMAIEWEEKVGEIVEGARLYPRPAMD, from the coding sequence ATGAGCGCTGAAACCCCGACCCGTCTCCAGCGCGTCCTGGCCGGCGGCAGTTTCGCCGTCACAGCGGAATGCGGTCCGCCCCGTGGTGCGGATGTCGAGGCCATACGGAAGAAGATCGCCGTCTTGAACGGCTACGTGGACGCCGTGAATGTGCCGGATAATCAGACGGCTGTGGTGAGGATGTCCAGCATCGCCGGGTGCGTGCATCTCCTGAATGCGGGTATCGAGCCGGTTATGCAGATGGTTTGCCGGGATCGAAACCGAATCGCACTTCAGTCGGATGTTTTTGGCGCCTATTCCCTGGGCATAAGAAACTTGTTGTGTCTGTCCGGAGATCATCAGTCTTTTGGAAGCCAGCCCGACGCCATGAATGTATTCGACATCGATTCCATGCAATTGATCCGAACCGTCCGGGACATGCGGGAAAACGGCCACGACATGAGCGGAACTCAACTGAAGACGGCGCCGAAGATGTTTATCGGGGCCGCGGCCAACCCGTTTGCCGACCCGTTCGAGTTTCGGGTGCTGCGGCTGGCCAAGAAGATCGAAGCAGGAGCGGACTTCATTCAGACCCAATGCGTATTCAACCTCGAACGCTTCCGGGAATGGATGCAACGGGCCCGCGATCAGGGCTTGACGGAAAAAGTCCACATCCTGGCCGGTGTGACGCCCCTCAAGTCCGTGTCCGCGGCGAAGTATATAGCCGGGAAAGTCCCCGGCATGGACGTCCCCGAGAAAGTGATCCGACGGATGGCGGGCGTACCGGCCAAAGAGGTTCCCGGTGAAGGCATCCGGATGTGCGTCGAGACGATCGCCGAACTCCGCGAAATCGAAGGCGTTCATGGAATCCACATCATGGCCATCGAGTGGGAAGAGAAAGTCGGAGAAATCGTGGAAGGCGCCCGTCTTTACCCGCGCCCTGCGATGGACTAG
- a CDS encoding glycosyltransferase — protein sequence MSRVKDRNPRVSLLVIERMPHRRCLRLKRSCHVVFDHMRGWFGISSLESLSQGKPVIAGLDQWNVEQIRRFTGRQSLPWVPAGNPGELEQRLNELVNDSGKRDAIGRESRAFMEQVWNEGRVLEVLTGAYESL from the coding sequence ATGTCGCGCGTGAAGGACCGGAATCCCCGAGTATCCCTCCTGGTGATCGAACGGATGCCGCATCGTCGTTGTCTGCGGCTGAAACGCAGCTGCCATGTGGTGTTCGACCATATGCGCGGTTGGTTCGGAATTTCGTCCCTGGAATCGCTCAGTCAGGGGAAGCCCGTCATCGCCGGCCTGGACCAATGGAATGTGGAACAGATCCGTCGCTTTACCGGCAGGCAGAGCCTTCCCTGGGTCCCGGCGGGAAATCCCGGGGAACTCGAGCAAAGACTGAACGAACTGGTTAACGATTCCGGGAAGCGGGATGCCATCGGCAGGGAGAGCAGGGCTTTCATGGAGCAGGTCTGGAATGAAGGCCGGGTTCTCGAAGTGCTTACGGGCGCATATGAATCTCTGTAG